The Edaphobacter flagellatus sequence CCATGCCGGGCGCCGGTCTGATGCACCACCTGTAATCCCGGCACCAGCGTCAACAGCCGTTCGATGATCTTCGGCATCATCTCGTTGAAGACGCGGGCTCCCTGGCTCGCACCAAACACCAGCAGCCGCTTCGCCCCGCCCGCCGCCTTCGGCGCAATCGCAAAGAACTCCGGACGCACCGGCGTCCCCGTCACCTTCGCGTTGCGAAAATACCGCGTCGTCTCCGGCAGATTCACAGCAGCAGCACTCACATATTTGCCGACCAAGCGGTTCGCCAGCCCTGGAACCGCATTCGGCTCAAACGCCAGCGTCGGAACCCGCAGCAGAAGCGCCGCCATCATCGCCGGCCCCGAAGCATAGCCGCCGACGCCAACCACAACCTGCGGTTTGAAGTCTCGCAGCAAACCAACGCAACGCATCACACCCAGCGGCAGATCGAGCATCGTCCGCGCGCGTGTCCTCAGACTCACATTCTTCAGCTGACCCACCTTGATCAGCTCCAGCGGAAATCCAGCCTCAGGCACCAGACGCGTCTCCAGCCCACGCGCCGTGCCCACAAATCGAACCTCGGCTCCATACGCATCGCGTAACTCCCGCGCAATCGCCAGCGCCGGAATCACATGACCGCCGGTTCCTCCGCCCGCGATCAAAACACGCAAACCGCTGACTTGCTGCATCAATCGATCTCGCGAGTCACATTCAATAGAACGCCCATGCTTGCCAACATCACAAACAGCGACGTGCCGCCAAACGAGATAAACGGCAGGGTAATACCCTTCGTCGGAAGGAGAGCCACCACGACGCTGATGTTGAAGAATGCCTGGATCAGAACCGTGCTCGTAATGCCGAATGCAAGAAACCGAGCAAACGGATCGGTCGAAAGATATGCAGCGCGGAATCCGCGATAACCCAGCGCGACGAAGAGAGCAACGACGCACAACGCTCCAAGCAGGCCCAGTTCCTCGCTGATCGTCGCAAAGATAAAGTCCGTATGTGGTTCCGGCAGATAGAAGAGCTTCTGGCGTCCTTCCATCAGACCGAGTCCGCGAAGCCCTCCGGTTCCAACCGCGATCAGAGACTGCAGGATATGGAAGCCCGTTCCACGCGGATCGGCCTCAGGGTTCACAAACGCCAGCATGCGGGCGCGACGCCACGGCACACGGAAGAGCATGTAGTACAGCACTGGAGCAGCGCAGAGTGCGCCAATTCCCAGATACTTCACCTCCATCCCGGCGAGGTAAAGCATCAGCGCCGTCACGGCGACGCAGACCATCGCCGTACCGAGATCAGGCTCCTTCAGAATCAGCGCGACCATCACAAGCGGAGGCAGCGCAGCCTTCATGACTGTTCCCTTCCAGTCATCCATCTTGTGGATGCGTGTCTGGAGGAAGTAAGCGAGGAACAGAACAATCGCAGGTTTGGCCATCTCCGACGGCTGGAAGCTTGCAACACCGAATCGGAACCAGCGATGCGTATTATGCGAGTCGCGCATCGCAAACACACCGATCAGCAGCACCATCGTGATGCCGACCACCGCATACACAAACTTTTCGTTATTAAAGCGGCGGTAGTCCACCTGCATCATCAGGACCAGAGCTACCAGTCCCGCAGCAGCCCACATGCTCTGCCGCAGCATGAAGTAGTACGGAGTTCCAAAGCTGGCCTTGGCCATCACCGCCGATGCGGAGAAGACCGTCACCAGCCCAAACAGGACCAGCAACAGCACCACACCAAACAGCCACTTGTCGACTCCAACTCGCTTCGCCATTGTTGCAACTTCCCGCTATCCGTTAACTCAGTTCGTTCACGATCTGCCGGAAGACGCGCCCACGATGCTCGTAGTTCTCAAACTGGTCGAAGCTGGAGCAGGCTGGCGCCAGCAGCACCACATCGCCCGGAACCGCAGCCTTATGAGCCTCGCGCACGGCTAAATCCATCGTTCCCGCTCCCACCATCTTCACGACTCCATTGAGCTGGCGCTCAATCTTTTCCGCGGCTGAACCAATCGTATAAACAGCCTTCGCCCGCTCGCGCAGCAGCTCCGACATCTGCGAGTAATCCGAATCCTTGTCCTTGCCACCGAGGATCAGGTGAACTCCGCCTGGAAAGGCCGCAACCGCCTTCATCGCAGCGTCCACGTTGGTCGCCTTGGAGTCGTTGAAATAGTCGACGCCCTGCAGGCAACGCACGAACTCCAGCCGATGCTCGACCGCCTTGAAGCGCGCCACCGAAGCGCGAATCGACTCAGCCGAAGCTCCGGCAAGCCGAGCCGCACAGACGGCCGCAAGTACGTTCTCGACATTGTGCGAGCCGCGCAGAGGAATCTCCGCAACCGGCATGATCGGTTCGGCCTTCGCTCCCTCGCTCGGGATAAACATGATGCTTTCACCATGCACGAACGTACCCTGCTTGATGGGCCTACGCGGGCTGAACCAGAAGATCTGCGCCTTCGTCTTCGCTGCCACCATTTGCGTCGGCTTGTCCTCGGCGTTCAGAATGAGATAGTCGCCCGCCTGCTGGTTCTCGGTGATACGCGCCTTCATCGCAGCATAGTTATCAAAGCTGCCATGACGGTCGAGATGGTCCGGCGTGATATTCAGCACCAGCGCGATCCAGGGATGGAACTGTTCAATCGTCTCCAACTGGAAGCTCGAGACCTCCAGCACGTCGAGCGTCTTGTCTGTGCTTTGGTCAATCAGGTCGATCACTGGTGTGCCGATGTTGCCGCCAACCTGCGTGGGCAGGCCGGCGTCCTGAAGAATCTTGCCGATCAGCGTCGTTGTGGTTGTCTTGCCGTTCGATCCGGTAATCGCGACGATACGCCCTTTTAGGAAGCGGCTGGCTAGCTCCAGCTCGCCGATCACCGGCATGCCGTAGCCGATCACCTGCTTCACCTCCGGTGTATCAAGCGGCACACCCGGCGAGATGACGATGAGATCCTGACGACGGAAGGTGAGCAGGCCGTGGCCGCCACTCTCGACCATGATGCCTGCATCCAACAGCGCAGGAATCTCCTTCGCCAACGCTACCGCGCTACGCGCATCGCTCACGGTCACACGGGCTCCCTGGCGGCGCAGAAACATCGCCGCGGCGATACCCGACTTGCCAAGACCAACAACCAGTACTCGCTTATTCTTCAATTCCATATTTTTAGTTCCAGGCAGTCCCATCAGACCATATTCGTTAGCGAAGCTTCAATGTCGTCAACGCCAGCAGTGCGAAGATCAACGCCAGAATCCAGAAGCG is a genomic window containing:
- the murG gene encoding undecaprenyldiphospho-muramoylpentapeptide beta-N-acetylglucosaminyltransferase, yielding MQQVSGLRVLIAGGGTGGHVIPALAIARELRDAYGAEVRFVGTARGLETRLVPEAGFPLELIKVGQLKNVSLRTRARTMLDLPLGVMRCVGLLRDFKPQVVVGVGGYASGPAMMAALLLRVPTLAFEPNAVPGLANRLVGKYVSAAAVNLPETTRYFRNAKVTGTPVRPEFFAIAPKAAGGAKRLLVFGASQGARVFNEMMPKIIERLLTLVPGLQVVHQTGARHGATTLAAYNALDVSLAGVEVTMYLDDMAAQFAAADLILCRSGASSVAEVAAAGRAAVLVPFPQAADDHQRKNAEAFVAAGAAAMIVEAELTEERLLATLTGLLSDDARRAEMGSRARALAHPHAVAEIGQIVAGLAR
- the ftsW gene encoding putative lipid II flippase FtsW, producing MAKRVGVDKWLFGVVLLLVLFGLVTVFSASAVMAKASFGTPYYFMLRQSMWAAAGLVALVLMMQVDYRRFNNEKFVYAVVGITMVLLIGVFAMRDSHNTHRWFRFGVASFQPSEMAKPAIVLFLAYFLQTRIHKMDDWKGTVMKAALPPLVMVALILKEPDLGTAMVCVAVTALMLYLAGMEVKYLGIGALCAAPVLYYMLFRVPWRRARMLAFVNPEADPRGTGFHILQSLIAVGTGGLRGLGLMEGRQKLFYLPEPHTDFIFATISEELGLLGALCVVALFVALGYRGFRAAYLSTDPFARFLAFGITSTVLIQAFFNISVVVALLPTKGITLPFISFGGTSLFVMLASMGVLLNVTREID
- the murD gene encoding UDP-N-acetylmuramoyl-L-alanine--D-glutamate ligase, whose product is MELKNKRVLVVGLGKSGIAAAMFLRRQGARVTVSDARSAVALAKEIPALLDAGIMVESGGHGLLTFRRQDLIVISPGVPLDTPEVKQVIGYGMPVIGELELASRFLKGRIVAITGSNGKTTTTTLIGKILQDAGLPTQVGGNIGTPVIDLIDQSTDKTLDVLEVSSFQLETIEQFHPWIALVLNITPDHLDRHGSFDNYAAMKARITENQQAGDYLILNAEDKPTQMVAAKTKAQIFWFSPRRPIKQGTFVHGESIMFIPSEGAKAEPIMPVAEIPLRGSHNVENVLAAVCAARLAGASAESIRASVARFKAVEHRLEFVRCLQGVDYFNDSKATNVDAAMKAVAAFPGGVHLILGGKDKDSDYSQMSELLRERAKAVYTIGSAAEKIERQLNGVVKMVGAGTMDLAVREAHKAAVPGDVVLLAPACSSFDQFENYEHRGRVFRQIVNELS